One stretch of Wolbachia endosymbiont of Armadillidium arcangelii DNA includes these proteins:
- a CDS encoding Rpn family recombination-promoting nuclease/putative transposase, translated as MALSKFLDARNDIAFRRIFGTEKNKDILIHFLNDILGLTDDNKIKDVSFLSPIQDPVIASQKQSIVDVLCVDSTGIKTIIEMQVAKTTGFEKRAQYYAAKAYSSQADVGDQYHDLKGVIFIAIADFILFPNKLAYKSDHVTFDKITFEHDLKDFSFTFIELPKFKKREDQLENIIEKWCYFFKHAGETSEEDLKKIIGSDLIIGRAYDELNQYNWSKEERLAYDQAKKRTDDYLSSLEEKLHEGILIGHQKGKIEGKIEGKIEGKIEVAKNSLKAGVSIDVIAEITGLSVDEIEKLI; from the coding sequence ATGGCTCTTTCCAAGTTTCTTGATGCTCGCAATGATATAGCTTTTCGCCGTATCTTTGGTACCGAAAAAAATAAAGATATTCTTATTCACTTTCTCAATGATATACTAGGTCTTACCGATGACAATAAGATTAAAGATGTCTCCTTTCTCAGTCCCATTCAAGACCCTGTCATTGCCTCTCAAAAGCAAAGCATTGTTGATGTTCTCTGTGTTGATTCTACAGGGATAAAAACAATAATTGAGATGCAAGTCGCTAAAACTACTGGCTTTGAAAAACGTGCCCAATATTATGCCGCTAAGGCCTATTCAAGTCAAGCTGATGTAGGTGACCAGTATCATGATCTTAAAGGCGTTATCTTTATTGCCATTGCCGACTTTATCTTATTTCCTAATAAGCTAGCTTATAAGTCTGATCATGTTACTTTTGATAAGATAACTTTTGAACATGATCTCAAAGACTTTAGTTTTACTTTTATAGAGTTACCTAAATTTAAAAAAAGAGAAGATCAATTAGAAAATATAATAGAGAAATGGTGTTATTTTTTTAAACACGCCGGTGAAACAAGTGAAGAGGATCTAAAAAAAATAATAGGAAGTGATTTAATTATTGGCAGGGCTTATGATGAGTTAAACCAATATAATTGGAGTAAAGAAGAACGTCTTGCTTATGACCAAGCTAAGAAACGTACCGATGATTATTTATCTAGTCTTGAAGAAAAACTTCATGAAGGCATCCTCATCGGCCATCAAAAAGGTAAAATTGAAGGTAAAATTGAAGGTAAAATTGAAGGTAAAATTGAAGTCGCTAAAAACTCACTCAAAGCTGGTGTCTCTATTGATGTTATCGCTGAAATCACTGGCCTTTCGGTAGATGAGATTGAGAAATTAATTTAA
- a CDS encoding ankyrin repeat domain-containing protein — protein MKTVEKEDEIVHLTGWEKFKEGWRAFLNIPPKEYIKELMDEKQIDDQLVKDAIEFLKNYTDIKRYVFPTERLVKVNCINRLVHKMFYPTDPGRSSDEYDGGCPKKESIFETCSQHNVIRCDEKFKLDDNNAALLDAKRSDIKWNRARPDNPREGEIFCQPGCKSHCDSNEYKSADGPTYFCKDAIGLSYQVNRTGNGTYFALGKGKDEARGFKDSSNIFRVEDGDKNFIGGDKDDLFILYGDKIYGMLDGGGGNNTIDLTNFAPDVSELNIELGRCGEVPKEGMLLNVYNISMIKARKDKRDTIMYSNAFTQCYVDGQGGKNKDNPDIIEVMDCYYAQIAVRPYTKVYDDASIGNFTYNVFPGVGDAQVELRTDFFDYYKKHSNFIFDCTIAELKSINIQGKDVTFNLSLSEPDEMFNLTVSNNYDANVNYTFSDNTKIKIGKEGNLYALQATDKPISDIIRDYPAIADRLNMTITVELHDEFVTIGHGKNEVLYNEPSRCSHLIGNGGENVYVIDSNYDSVNIYDANEASSINTLDLRGAVKSLRDWEDAEYIGPKISGYPRDLSIRLQYRSRSDSEKLIRFQFPINLVNGTDWYKKLHVILDSAPMQIKYSESEDDWNLEPIPLIFDENTKIAVITVKDIEEGSKIIVHKQAGQYVLSRLRNDLMIITDSSLEESNACTMLFSNFYKEPKMETLSIEFNNVTISLQKEMGNVSDSKLIFCPSSLRMNETLSINGNDLLNNYDCLKFDSNKIVFFKSGNNLLLSSNQGILLIESYYSDAHERWDLPIELNNNTMEPEEFKERAGNPGLLRYYQPNEQGRLQIYHNQPIDKNHIGLVDLKDKSILDFDMKVMDGSLVLSYKNNTFVKVENWNTYQPAREMIFAFKDAIVSNSRCIASICNLEDVIEEFNKEKAAILQLGNELVNAIARNDLDKIKELLLGKKVNVNIDDIKKDNNTLLAWAIWGKRFEAAELLIDGGANFDHISKNVRTILGFAGDRKYFDIVEYSKKKPEEEKQKPARRRRRHHHGDHNRHHNHLSRKPLAMDLSNQPKIATSNAVRWIGADVHTRDSHGETPLHSAACYGKPEEVNYLIGKSVYISGKNGDGKTPFEVALELNRMEIANLLAIVKDKYGYTALHYAEREGNLNLAKLLFKNGANIYAKNNDGWTPVQLAAKYNNLDMVKFHIEKIIEKNTNIEERNNKINAKNNYGWTVLHYAYAFGTPDMVNFLTSNGADASARTNHGKTPLEVAREYSNLEVVNFFERDGESARRYKRQGGSIVQKLSLGSIANQKLEELNSKALDELLGQFKCLVHQQPDSLRHNKDILQRILQESKGVEALIWLIVREYSILSLEYSNRTKRSLLKGLDECFNTVINKKFVVRLVKLLEHDDVVPRVERFIRKHKVELKGKIFRSSQQRSRRSIEDDNSAIESTSGTNKLSSWVNVFADTLVGAVKSISQFISSPFKPAIGMESSKAITTQGADINGTLLLLDVFVRKITGQKYISTVGQSISPLEAQGYALNIIKRFEKVVEQAGLKSGLSMHRLNIDYMRMQKEITKKVMSGKFNEILGILKSYIEKACSGKLSLKKFDKFIAQFSKGLLNQSIQQILYNGDGRLEVNNIEEQQGPKSYLNDTSVQGHLTRDKVKLISQSHLPKGQ, from the coding sequence GTGAAGACAGTTGAAAAAGAAGATGAGATTGTCCATTTAACAGGGTGGGAAAAGTTTAAAGAAGGGTGGCGTGCATTTCTTAATATTCCACCTAAAGAATATATAAAAGAGCTAATGGATGAGAAACAAATTGATGACCAGTTAGTTAAAGATGCCATTGAATTTTTAAAAAATTATACTGATATTAAAAGGTATGTTTTTCCTACTGAAAGATTAGTTAAGGTTAACTGCATAAATAGGCTCGTCCATAAAATGTTTTATCCTACTGACCCTGGAAGGAGTAGTGATGAATACGATGGAGGATGTCCTAAGAAAGAATCAATTTTTGAGACCTGTTCCCAACATAATGTGATAAGATGTGATGAAAAATTTAAGTTAGATGATAATAATGCAGCATTATTAGATGCTAAACGTAGTGATATAAAATGGAACAGAGCTAGGCCAGATAATCCAAGAGAAGGAGAGATATTTTGCCAACCTGGTTGTAAATCACATTGTGATTCCAATGAATATAAATCTGCAGATGGTCCAACTTATTTTTGTAAGGATGCAATAGGTTTATCTTATCAAGTTAACAGAACGGGGAATGGTACTTACTTTGCTTTAGGGAAAGGTAAAGATGAAGCTAGAGGATTTAAAGATAGCTCTAATATTTTCCGAGTAGAAGATGGAGATAAGAATTTTATCGGTGGTGATAAAGACGATTTATTTATCTTATATGGTGACAAAATTTATGGAATGTTAGATGGAGGTGGTGGAAACAATACTATAGATTTAACAAATTTTGCACCAGATGTCAGTGAGTTAAATATTGAATTAGGAAGATGTGGAGAAGTTCCGAAAGAAGGAATGTTATTGAATGTATATAACATAAGTATGATAAAGGCTAGAAAGGACAAGAGAGATACTATAATGTATTCCAATGCTTTTACACAATGTTATGTTGACGGTCAAGGCGGGAAAAATAAAGATAATCCTGATATTATTGAAGTTATGGATTGTTATTATGCGCAAATTGCAGTAAGGCCATATACTAAGGTTTATGATGATGCCAGCATAGGAAATTTTACCTACAATGTTTTTCCTGGGGTGGGAGATGCACAAGTTGAACTGCGTACTGATTTCTTTGACTATTATAAGAAGCACAGCAATTTTATTTTTGATTGTACTATTGCTGAGTTAAAAAGCATCAATATTCAAGGTAAAGATGTTACATTTAATCTCTCACTATCAGAGCCTGATGAGATGTTTAATCTTACTGTCTCAAATAATTATGATGCTAATGTCAATTATACATTCAGTGATAATACTAAAATAAAGATAGGTAAAGAAGGTAATTTATACGCACTACAAGCTACTGATAAACCGATTAGTGACATTATAAGGGATTATCCAGCTATAGCAGATAGGCTAAACATGACTATTACTGTAGAGCTTCATGATGAATTTGTTACTATTGGGCATGGAAAGAATGAGGTATTGTATAATGAACCTTCGCGTTGCAGCCACTTAATTGGAAATGGCGGTGAAAATGTATATGTGATTGATTCAAATTATGATTCAGTAAACATCTATGATGCTAATGAAGCAAGCTCAATCAATACATTGGATTTACGTGGAGCAGTGAAGTCATTACGAGATTGGGAAGATGCTGAATACATTGGACCGAAAATATCTGGGTATCCAAGAGATTTATCAATTCGTTTACAATATAGAAGCAGATCTGATTCAGAAAAATTAATAAGATTTCAATTTCCAATAAATTTAGTTAATGGCACAGATTGGTATAAGAAACTACATGTTATTTTAGATAGCGCACCGATGCAAATTAAATATAGTGAGAGTGAAGATGACTGGAATTTAGAACCAATACCTTTAATTTTTGATGAGAATACTAAAATTGCTGTTATAACGGTAAAAGATATAGAAGAGGGGAGTAAAATAATTGTACATAAACAAGCAGGGCAGTATGTTTTGTCTCGCTTAAGAAATGATTTGATGATAATTACTGATTCCAGTCTTGAGGAAAGCAATGCCTGTACTATGTTGTTTAGCAACTTTTATAAAGAACCAAAAATGGAAACTTTGTCCATTGAGTTCAATAATGTAACAATATCATTACAAAAAGAAATGGGTAATGTTAGCGATAGTAAGTTGATATTTTGCCCTAGTTCACTAAGAATGAATGAGACATTGAGTATTAATGGTAATGATTTACTAAATAACTATGACTGTCTTAAATTTGATTCAAATAAGATAGTTTTTTTTAAATCGGGTAATAATTTACTTTTATCATCAAATCAAGGAATATTATTAATAGAGAGTTATTATTCTGATGCTCATGAGAGGTGGGACTTACCAATAGAGTTGAATAATAATACAATGGAACCAGAAGAGTTTAAAGAAAGAGCTGGTAACCCAGGCCTTTTAAGATATTATCAGCCAAATGAGCAAGGTAGATTACAGATTTATCATAATCAACCTATTGACAAAAACCACATTGGCTTAGTTGATCTGAAAGATAAGTCTATACTGGATTTTGATATGAAGGTTATGGATGGCAGTTTGGTGTTATCATATAAAAACAACACCTTTGTAAAAGTAGAGAACTGGAATACTTACCAACCTGCAAGAGAAATGATATTTGCTTTTAAAGATGCAATAGTTTCTAATTCAAGATGTATAGCTTCTATTTGCAATCTGGAAGATGTTATAGAGGAGTTTAATAAAGAAAAAGCGGCTATTCTTCAATTGGGGAATGAGCTAGTTAATGCTATAGCACGAAACGACCTTGATAAAATTAAAGAGCTTCTTCTTGGCAAAAAAGTAAACGTAAACATTGATGATATTAAGAAAGATAATAATACACTACTAGCTTGGGCTATATGGGGAAAACGTTTTGAGGCTGCTGAGCTTCTGATTGATGGAGGAGCTAATTTTGATCATATTAGCAAAAATGTTAGAACAATTCTAGGTTTTGCTGGAGATAGGAAATACTTTGATATTGTGGAGTATTCAAAGAAAAAGCCTGAGGAAGAAAAACAAAAACCTGCACGACGCAGACGCCGTCATCATCATGGAGATCACAATCGTCATCATAATCATTTATCACGTAAACCTCTTGCCATGGATTTAAGTAATCAACCTAAAATAGCAACAAGCAATGCAGTAAGGTGGATAGGCGCTGATGTTCACACTAGGGACAGCCACGGTGAAACTCCTTTGCACTCAGCTGCTTGTTATGGTAAGCCAGAGGAAGTAAATTATCTTATAGGCAAAAGTGTATATATAAGTGGCAAAAATGGTGATGGTAAGACACCTTTTGAAGTGGCACTTGAACTTAATAGAATGGAAATAGCAAACCTACTTGCAATTGTGAAGGATAAGTATGGTTATACAGCTCTGCATTACGCTGAAAGAGAAGGTAATTTAAATTTAGCTAAGTTGCTTTTCAAGAATGGTGCTAATATTTACGCTAAAAACAATGATGGTTGGACACCTGTACAACTTGCTGCTAAATACAACAATTTAGATATGGTCAAATTTCATATAGAAAAAATTATAGAAAAGAATACTAACATTGAAGAAAGAAATAATAAGATTAATGCTAAGAATAATTATGGTTGGACAGTTTTACACTACGCTTATGCTTTTGGTACACCTGATATGGTTAACTTTCTTACTAGCAATGGTGCTGATGCTAGCGCTAGGACGAATCACGGTAAAACACCTCTGGAAGTGGCACGTGAGTATAGCAACCTAGAGGTAGTAAACTTTTTTGAGAGGGATGGAGAAAGTGCACGAAGATATAAGCGTCAAGGTGGTAGTATAGTTCAAAAGTTATCATTAGGTAGCATAGCCAACCAAAAATTAGAAGAGTTAAATTCCAAAGCACTGGATGAATTATTAGGTCAATTTAAATGCTTAGTACACCAGCAGCCTGATAGTTTGCGGCATAATAAAGATATACTACAACGTATTCTGCAAGAAAGTAAGGGAGTAGAGGCGTTGATATGGTTGATAGTAAGAGAGTATAGTATTTTATCGTTAGAATACTCTAATAGAACAAAGCGTTCATTATTAAAAGGCTTAGATGAATGTTTCAATACAGTTATTAATAAGAAGTTTGTCGTTCGTCTTGTGAAGTTACTAGAACATGACGATGTAGTACCAAGAGTAGAAAGGTTTATTAGAAAGCATAAAGTAGAGCTAAAAGGGAAAATATTTCGTAGTTCACAACAGCGTAGTCGTCGCAGCATTGAAGATGATAATTCTGCAATAGAAAGTACGAGCGGAACAAACAAGCTGTCTTCTTGGGTAAATGTTTTTGCTGATACTCTAGTAGGTGCTGTTAAAAGTATTTCTCAGTTTATTTCTTCTCCTTTTAAGCCGGCTATAGGTATGGAATCTTCTAAGGCTATTACAACTCAAGGTGCTGATATAAATGGTACGCTTCTTCTGCTAGATGTATTCGTAAGAAAGATTACAGGTCAAAAGTACATTTCTACAGTAGGTCAGTCTATATCTCCACTAGAAGCACAGGGTTATGCATTGAATATTATAAAGAGGTTTGAAAAAGTAGTAGAGCAAGCTGGATTAAAAAGTGGTTTATCAATGCATCGATTAAATATTGATTATATGAGAATGCAGAAAGAGATTACTAAAAAAGTCATGAGTGGTAAATTTAATGAGATTTTAGGTATTTTAAAATCATATATAGAGAAAGCATGTTCTGGTAAATTAAGTCTGAAGAAATTTGACAAGTTTATAGCTCAATTTAGTAAGGGGCTGCTAAATCAATCAATACAACAGATATTATACAACGGAGATGGTAGATTAGAAGTTAATAATATAGAAGAACAGCAAGGACCTAAGAGTTATTTAAATGATACTTCTGTTCAAGGCCATTTGACTCGGGATAAGGTTAAATTAATTTCTCAATCTCATCTACCGAAAGGCCAGTGA